A portion of the Nitrospirota bacterium genome contains these proteins:
- a CDS encoding amino acid adenylation domain-containing protein, protein MSTDQKDTLKNLYKAYKTLQLKTAKFEEPIAVIGIGCRFPGGADSPEKFWQILEKGLDVTSEVPKDRWPTDDFYNPDPDAAGKSYTKRGGFLSEPVSGFDNGFFQISPDEAKSMDPQQRMLLEVTREALENSVTNPESLVGSLTGVFIGMVNNDYASAQLRCGDLSKIDSYSITGIAASTATGRISYAYGFEGPSVAIDTACSSSLVAIHMACQSLKTGESDMALAGGVHLNLTPEGFIGFCRIKILSPDGRCRSFDAKADGMSKGEGCGIVVLKRLSDALANGDRVIAVIKGSAINQDGRSNGLTAPNGLAQEKVMRKALEKSAIEPSDVGYIEAHGSATPLGDSIEIQSITNVYRGGRSNGNALSVGTVKANIGHLEGAAGVAGFIKTALMLEKGVIPPLANFEKPNPHIQWDNVKINTSPVKWDTGSRIAAVSSYGFSGTNVHLIAGELPVTENASVSEIADYQLLNISAKTQQSLKTLAKRYHDYLIDITEDVSLADICYSAATGRAQLPYRLSVTGKTKNEMCEKLENYRNVADYGDGCVSGEITHSPKKIVFMFAGQGSQYRDMGKDLYRSSEVFRNAMDACEAFAKPITGKSILEIIYDKEDTGLINETIYTQPAIFSVEYALAMLWLSWGIKPQAVMGHSIGQYAAACVAGVFSLNDAITLVCERGRLIQSLTESGSMAVVLSDERTVSSVIEKYSETVSLATVNGPENVVISGERQAVSAVIAHFIDMDIPARELKISHAIHSVLMEPVLKDFLEAAKKVTYSQAKIPVVSNADGRFATEEIATPEFWVRHLRESVRFYDSVVNLDRWGYNVFIEVGATTTLMSLGIQCLPDNEALWVFSLGVNNSMFNMRPMRYENTNDWQQILKGLSELFVAGVEIDWKGVMGSHLTGRKKVALPTYPYERKHLWIAPVYQYQTQLAKVVPVDIAQECAQIDVSETTPQRENLNNEILTLIRKISGIDISVHDYDKNLFTLGLVSLMIARIRDSIRRSHGVDIKMSSFYKETSTVNRLLDYIKKHLPQEVVPPPVNDAIKSIPQQKPVKQTFTVYRKIMDREALSLDNRKQAHLNNLIKRYIKKTAASQTHTQKYRSVFANIRNISGFRMEWKDIIYQIVAKRAEGSKIWDMDDRQYLDISMGFGVYLFGHNPPFVRGELEKEFLNGFPIGPMSQLAAENAQLICEMANVERVAFFNTGTEAVMAAVRIARTVTGRDKLVVFSGSYHGHSDGVLATGYFEGDILRTVPLSPGTPQGMVNDVYVLDYGEPSSLEFIEHHGKEIAAVMVEPVQSRRPDLQPAQFLKALRELTQDVGCALIFDEMITGFRTHPGGAQALFGVKADIVTYGKVIGGGLPIGVVAGKAHYLDAVDGGWWSFDDASYPQRENTLIAGTFNHHPLAMAGAKAVLQYLKNTGPTLQSELNQRTDNLSKRMNEYLAKEGVSTIHMVNFASLFRFVLKGDDELLNYHLLDRGIYVWEGRACFLSTAHSDDDIKFFEDAVKDSIEEMKEGGFVQSDSVKHKAHISVPTTVSLPVSSAQKRLYALSQFEGGQLSYHVPVVFFIDGVLDMKRFGGLFNELIQRHESLRSSFVFESGEVRNLIAESLEFAVYYATIKEDAADRFVRDFIRDFDLSKAPLIRVCIAEIEGKKHRHLCIIDAHHIVFDGISADILVGELIKLYRGEELYQLKKQYRDYTAWEAEYVRSEEFQLHEKFWLDMLSENTPVLNLPTDFQRPKMRSFNGKRLFVTIDEKRTNALKEYSARCGASLYSLLFSAHSVLLHKLTGQSDMIVGTNFDGRNHEDLTDVIGMFVSTLALRTKPAADKSFAGFVSEIQETVLEALDCQSFPFEILVDKLHLKRDMSKNPLFDTMFVYEKVDTKTFVSGDLIFTKYDFSVDKSMFDLTHEFLELDGTLNMSMEFNTALFKVETIERFLNFYENILNSILTNPGIAIHDIDILSDEEKRRLTLDFNSTAKDFPLHLTIADLFEKQVEKTPENIAIAFNNVTYTYSTLNEDSNRVANYLKTHITLNKEELIAIMADRSEWTVIAMLGILKAGAAFLPIDPAYPEDRIAYMIEDSGCRVMLTHLENIENDNLNVINIKHIVCDDLKNPERTITPASLAYVIYTSGTTGRPKGVMIEQETLVNMALAHIDFFEINASDRMLQFSSMSSDTSLFEIFLSIFAGAAVVLIDKETIFNTASFIKYTEDMGVTFLALPPVYLNSLNKPEMKTVRAIASCGAPAVVSDALFYGKNKVFFNSYGPTETTVAVTYYRLDMERSYDAHIPIGTPISNTCIFIVDESLNLVPIGIEGELCIGGRCLARGYKNKPEMTAEKFITIAAAGDQRLYRSGDMGRWLPDGNIECTGRKDDQLKVRGYRVELSEVEYAISSHPMVKAVVVIARKFLSETPELIAYIIKQDSLSASELRVYMGKRLPDYMLPAYIVFVDKFPLSPNNKVDKKALPDPLKTDEEVTNSNLTEPSTETEKILVRVLKTILDRKTVSVNDDFFALGGDSIKAIQLISALNTEGLSVSVRDVFENPVLTEMARKITGATLSEQGIVSGKVPLTAIQMWFFDRPEAIVTSSHYTQGVLLNSAGRVDKEILTEAFKKLMEHHDALRMKYTFSADGVIQECSPDIDNISVETVVVENDADIAKLCAAVPPTIDIKSGTLLKAIIYKGQMSDYLLIVIHHLIVDGVSWRILIEDLSLSYTSIIERKPVAFPPKTESFKAWAEAVTEYAASPQLLKEAGYWLSVCETATEPINTNFNYRTYGTFETLNFMLDTEITRLIVTNNTETRDILLAALVLAVSETYGVKSIAVELEGHGREEIIEGINISRTVGWFTSVYPVILQLPDGNSLDDTVKQIKETLRSVPQNGIGYGILEYISEVEDLSLFQPPQLAFNYLGSFDGVQGGGVFEFSEIPVENTINHNLRNVNALSVEGFVVNNVFHGSISYCNGAYSTEIVSALAEAFKNNIIALTTHLSAQSKGLEDIFRQLGLSAKDIKDIYNLSPMQEGMLFHRMYDKSSSAYFEQVTFTVNGALDVEAFMKSWENVFERHDILRAMFIYSDKAEPLQVIPHQRQMECQYVNMSGNGHDGFIDSYRVRDIERGFDLTRDPLMRIYIVKRSDNVFDVVWSHHHIIIDGWCLGLIITDLFKAYSAFTNGHKPDVKPVPSYGDYIKWLKTLDTNIMINYWRGYLEGYERAAFFSTAIAQNSGVSVASFNLSEELTLRLDTFAKKTGVTISAAFQALWSVLLSKHTGQDDVVFGLTVSGRPVEVPDSDKMVGLFINTIPVRAVLNDSVTFRELAKNVQHDFINGKAHHYLSLADIQSVTNFKQGLFDHVLVFENYPLSGQLTEICKTTGCSLNIDDIKTYELTNYSLSLVIYIGVEITIDFCYNVNSIKSGLIETVASKLIQLAELLTYSPDTAVNDIKGLLAGQDELLKQNEFLDSVGKIDEDF, encoded by the coding sequence ATGAGTACCGATCAAAAAGACACACTAAAGAATCTCTACAAAGCGTATAAAACTTTGCAACTTAAGACGGCAAAGTTTGAAGAGCCGATAGCGGTAATTGGAATAGGATGCCGTTTTCCAGGCGGAGCGGATAGTCCTGAAAAGTTCTGGCAGATTTTGGAAAAAGGACTGGACGTAACCTCTGAGGTGCCAAAAGACAGATGGCCAACTGATGACTTCTACAATCCTGACCCTGATGCCGCCGGTAAATCTTACACAAAGCGAGGGGGATTTCTGAGTGAACCGGTTAGCGGCTTTGATAACGGGTTTTTTCAGATATCTCCGGATGAGGCCAAAAGTATGGATCCGCAGCAGCGGATGCTTCTTGAGGTAACTCGTGAGGCACTGGAAAACTCCGTTACAAATCCGGAAAGCCTTGTGGGAAGTCTTACCGGTGTTTTCATTGGTATGGTAAATAATGACTATGCCTCGGCACAACTAAGATGTGGAGACCTTTCAAAAATAGATTCTTACTCCATAACAGGCATTGCAGCAAGCACCGCTACCGGGCGTATATCCTACGCATACGGTTTTGAGGGGCCAAGTGTTGCCATAGACACGGCCTGTTCGTCCTCGCTTGTTGCCATCCATATGGCTTGCCAGAGTTTAAAAACAGGGGAGTCTGATATGGCGCTTGCCGGAGGGGTGCATCTTAATCTCACTCCGGAGGGGTTTATCGGTTTTTGCAGGATTAAAATCCTCTCCCCGGATGGCAGATGCCGGAGTTTTGACGCAAAGGCTGACGGGATGTCTAAGGGTGAGGGATGCGGAATTGTCGTGCTAAAGCGGCTCTCTGATGCTTTAGCAAACGGCGACAGAGTGATAGCAGTCATAAAGGGCAGTGCTATCAATCAGGATGGCCGCAGCAATGGCCTAACGGCTCCAAACGGTCTAGCGCAGGAAAAGGTGATGCGTAAGGCTCTTGAAAAGTCAGCCATAGAACCCTCCGATGTTGGGTACATTGAGGCTCATGGCTCTGCTACTCCTTTAGGCGACAGTATTGAGATACAATCCATTACCAATGTCTATCGAGGCGGGCGCAGTAACGGCAACGCTCTGAGTGTCGGTACAGTTAAGGCAAACATCGGGCATCTTGAGGGTGCCGCAGGTGTTGCAGGGTTTATAAAAACAGCGCTTATGCTTGAAAAAGGCGTCATTCCGCCATTGGCTAATTTTGAAAAACCCAATCCTCACATTCAATGGGATAATGTAAAAATAAATACTTCACCTGTTAAATGGGATACCGGTTCACGCATTGCCGCAGTCAGTTCATACGGCTTTAGCGGCACAAATGTTCATCTCATAGCGGGAGAGCTGCCGGTAACAGAGAATGCTTCAGTGAGTGAAATTGCAGATTACCAATTACTTAATATTTCTGCAAAAACTCAGCAGTCTTTAAAAACCCTTGCTAAACGATACCATGATTATTTAATTGATATAACAGAGGATGTCTCCTTAGCCGACATATGCTACAGCGCTGCCACAGGGCGGGCACAATTGCCATACCGCCTAAGTGTAACAGGGAAAACCAAAAATGAAATGTGTGAAAAACTGGAAAACTATCGAAATGTAGCCGACTATGGAGACGGCTGTGTAAGCGGTGAGATTACACACTCGCCTAAAAAGATAGTGTTTATGTTTGCCGGACAAGGCTCCCAATACCGTGACATGGGAAAAGACCTGTACCGTAGCTCCGAGGTTTTCCGTAATGCAATGGATGCCTGCGAGGCTTTTGCAAAACCAATAACAGGGAAATCAATCTTAGAAATCATTTATGATAAAGAGGACACAGGGCTGATTAACGAAACCATCTACACTCAGCCTGCCATATTCTCAGTGGAGTATGCCCTTGCCATGTTGTGGCTTTCGTGGGGGATAAAACCACAAGCTGTAATGGGACACAGTATAGGGCAGTATGCAGCTGCATGTGTTGCCGGTGTGTTTTCTCTAAATGATGCAATCACTCTTGTCTGTGAAAGAGGACGGCTCATACAGAGTTTAACGGAAAGCGGCTCTATGGCGGTGGTACTCTCTGATGAGAGAACAGTTAGCTCTGTAATAGAAAAGTATTCTGAAACTGTGTCTTTGGCAACAGTAAACGGCCCTGAAAACGTTGTAATCTCAGGTGAAAGGCAGGCCGTATCAGCGGTAATTGCTCACTTTATAGATATGGATATTCCTGCCAGAGAGCTCAAAATATCACACGCTATTCACAGCGTGCTTATGGAACCAGTTTTAAAGGATTTCCTTGAAGCTGCTAAAAAAGTTACATATTCGCAAGCAAAAATTCCGGTAGTATCAAACGCTGACGGAAGGTTTGCAACTGAGGAGATAGCAACGCCTGAGTTTTGGGTCAGACATCTCAGAGAGAGTGTCCGGTTTTACGACTCTGTTGTGAATTTGGACAGGTGGGGATATAATGTTTTTATAGAGGTTGGAGCAACTACAACTCTTATGAGTCTTGGAATCCAATGCCTGCCTGACAATGAGGCACTTTGGGTGTTTTCGCTTGGGGTAAACAACTCGATGTTTAATATGCGCCCGATGCGCTATGAAAACACTAACGACTGGCAGCAGATATTGAAGGGACTTTCCGAACTCTTTGTAGCCGGAGTGGAAATTGACTGGAAAGGTGTAATGGGTTCACACCTTACAGGGAGAAAAAAAGTAGCGCTCCCCACATATCCATATGAGCGTAAGCATCTTTGGATAGCTCCTGTCTATCAATATCAAACTCAGCTGGCAAAGGTTGTACCAGTTGACATAGCACAAGAATGCGCTCAGATCGATGTATCTGAGACGACACCTCAGCGGGAAAATCTTAATAACGAAATCTTAACTTTGATAAGAAAAATCTCAGGCATAGATATATCCGTACACGATTATGATAAAAACCTGTTCACTCTCGGCCTGGTATCGCTTATGATAGCGCGGATAAGGGATTCTATCAGACGCTCACACGGCGTGGATATAAAGATGTCCAGTTTTTATAAGGAAACAAGCACTGTTAACAGACTTCTTGATTATATAAAAAAGCACTTGCCTCAGGAGGTTGTACCACCACCTGTCAATGACGCTATAAAGAGCATACCACAGCAAAAACCAGTAAAACAGACCTTTACCGTTTATCGTAAGATTATGGACAGGGAGGCGCTGAGTCTTGATAATAGGAAACAAGCTCATTTAAATAACCTTATAAAACGTTACATAAAAAAAACCGCCGCCTCACAAACACATACCCAAAAATATCGTAGCGTATTTGCCAACATCAGAAACATTTCCGGGTTCCGTATGGAGTGGAAAGATATTATCTATCAGATAGTAGCAAAGCGCGCCGAGGGTTCAAAGATATGGGACATGGACGACAGGCAGTATTTGGATATATCTATGGGATTTGGCGTGTATCTGTTTGGCCACAATCCGCCTTTTGTACGGGGTGAGTTGGAAAAGGAATTTTTAAATGGATTTCCCATAGGTCCTATGTCGCAATTGGCCGCAGAGAATGCCCAGTTAATATGTGAGATGGCAAATGTAGAGCGTGTAGCATTTTTTAATACCGGTACTGAGGCCGTTATGGCAGCAGTCCGTATTGCCCGTACTGTTACCGGGAGAGATAAACTTGTCGTGTTTTCAGGCTCCTACCACGGCCACAGCGACGGAGTTTTGGCTACAGGCTATTTTGAGGGAGACATACTCCGAACCGTTCCACTTTCTCCCGGAACCCCTCAGGGAATGGTCAACGATGTTTATGTTTTAGATTATGGTGAACCGTCATCTTTGGAATTTATAGAGCACCACGGCAAAGAGATAGCCGCCGTTATGGTGGAACCGGTGCAGAGCCGGAGACCGGACTTACAGCCTGCGCAGTTTCTTAAGGCGCTGAGGGAGTTGACTCAGGACGTTGGTTGCGCTTTGATATTTGATGAGATGATAACCGGATTTAGAACTCATCCCGGCGGCGCTCAGGCATTGTTTGGAGTGAAAGCGGATATTGTGACCTACGGTAAGGTAATCGGAGGTGGGCTGCCGATCGGTGTTGTTGCAGGCAAGGCACATTACCTTGATGCGGTTGACGGCGGCTGGTGGTCATTTGATGACGCCTCATATCCTCAGAGAGAAAACACATTGATAGCTGGCACATTTAACCATCATCCGCTTGCTATGGCAGGGGCAAAGGCAGTTTTGCAGTATCTTAAAAATACCGGCCCAACCCTCCAGAGTGAACTCAACCAGCGAACCGATAATCTTTCCAAACGGATGAACGAATACCTTGCCAAAGAGGGAGTTTCAACTATCCATATGGTTAACTTTGCATCCCTGTTCCGATTTGTGCTTAAGGGGGACGATGAACTGCTTAATTATCATCTGCTTGACAGGGGAATTTATGTGTGGGAGGGCAGGGCATGTTTCCTTTCCACAGCCCACAGCGATGACGATATTAAATTCTTTGAGGATGCCGTAAAAGACAGCATAGAGGAAATGAAAGAGGGCGGGTTTGTGCAGTCTGACAGCGTTAAACACAAAGCTCACATTAGTGTACCAACCACGGTTTCTTTACCGGTATCCAGTGCACAAAAGCGCCTATATGCTTTAAGCCAATTTGAAGGGGGACAGCTTAGTTATCACGTGCCGGTTGTGTTTTTCATAGATGGCGTACTTGATATGAAACGATTTGGAGGTCTTTTTAATGAACTTATACAAAGACACGAAAGCCTCAGGAGCAGTTTCGTGTTTGAAAGCGGAGAGGTTCGAAACCTTATAGCTGAAAGCTTAGAGTTTGCCGTTTACTACGCAACCATAAAAGAGGATGCAGCAGACAGATTCGTAAGGGATTTCATAAGGGATTTTGATCTAAGCAAAGCGCCTTTAATAAGAGTATGTATAGCTGAAATTGAAGGCAAAAAACATCGCCATTTGTGCATAATTGATGCCCATCACATTGTCTTTGACGGCATATCAGCCGACATACTGGTTGGAGAGCTTATTAAGTTATACCGGGGGGAGGAGCTCTATCAGCTTAAAAAGCAGTATCGTGATTATACTGCATGGGAGGCAGAATATGTCAGGTCAGAGGAGTTCCAGTTACATGAGAAATTCTGGCTTGATATGCTTTCTGAAAACACTCCGGTACTGAATCTTCCCACTGACTTTCAGCGGCCAAAGATGCGCTCCTTTAATGGTAAAAGGCTTTTTGTAACTATAGATGAAAAAAGAACCAATGCTCTAAAAGAGTATTCTGCCAGATGCGGCGCATCGCTTTACTCTTTGCTATTTTCCGCCCACAGCGTACTACTACATAAACTAACCGGACAGAGTGACATGATTGTGGGCACAAACTTTGACGGCAGGAACCACGAGGACCTGACAGACGTAATCGGAATGTTTGTTAGTACACTTGCTCTAAGGACAAAACCAGCAGCGGATAAATCTTTTGCCGGCTTTGTCAGTGAAATACAGGAAACTGTGCTTGAGGCGCTGGATTGCCAGAGTTTCCCGTTTGAGATACTTGTAGATAAACTACATCTTAAGCGCGATATGAGTAAGAACCCCCTGTTTGATACCATGTTTGTTTACGAAAAGGTTGACACAAAGACTTTCGTATCAGGGGATTTGATTTTTACAAAATATGATTTTTCTGTAGATAAGTCTATGTTTGACCTTACGCACGAATTTTTAGAGCTTGATGGCACATTAAACATGTCTATGGAGTTTAATACGGCACTTTTTAAAGTAGAAACAATAGAGAGATTTCTAAATTTTTATGAAAACATCCTTAATTCCATATTAACTAATCCAGGGATTGCCATCCATGATATAGACATACTTTCAGATGAGGAAAAGAGGCGGCTGACATTAGATTTCAACAGCACAGCCAAAGACTTTCCACTACATTTGACGATAGCGGATTTATTTGAAAAACAGGTTGAAAAAACTCCAGAAAATATTGCAATTGCATTTAATAACGTAACATATACATATAGCACACTAAATGAAGACTCTAACCGGGTTGCCAATTACTTGAAAACGCATATAACGCTAAATAAAGAGGAACTGATTGCCATAATGGCTGACCGCTCAGAGTGGACAGTTATCGCTATGCTTGGAATACTTAAGGCAGGAGCCGCTTTTCTTCCCATTGACCCTGCATACCCTGAGGACAGAATTGCCTACATGATAGAGGACAGTGGCTGCCGTGTCATGCTTACACATTTGGAAAATATAGAAAATGATAACCTTAATGTTATAAATATAAAACACATTGTCTGTGATGATTTAAAAAATCCGGAAAGAACTATAACACCAGCCAGCCTTGCCTATGTCATATACACATCAGGCACCACGGGGCGGCCAAAAGGCGTTATGATAGAACAAGAAACCCTTGTAAATATGGCACTTGCCCATATAGATTTCTTTGAAATCAACGCCTCTGACAGAATGCTCCAGTTTTCCTCGATGTCATCTGATACATCACTTTTTGAAATATTTCTTTCCATCTTTGCCGGAGCCGCTGTTGTGCTTATAGATAAAGAAACAATTTTTAACACAGCAAGTTTTATAAAATACACAGAGGATATGGGCGTCACATTTTTAGCGCTTCCTCCGGTTTACCTAAATAGCTTAAACAAGCCTGAAATGAAGACGGTACGTGCCATTGCCTCATGCGGTGCTCCGGCAGTTGTCAGCGACGCCCTGTTTTATGGCAAAAACAAGGTGTTTTTTAACTCCTACGGCCCAACTGAGACCACAGTTGCCGTAACGTACTACAGGCTGGATATGGAACGCTCCTATGATGCCCATATTCCAATCGGCACTCCAATTTCAAACACGTGCATATTTATCGTTGATGAATCGCTTAATCTGGTTCCAATTGGCATTGAAGGGGAGCTTTGCATTGGCGGCAGGTGTCTAGCACGCGGATATAAGAACAAGCCTGAGATGACGGCTGAAAAATTCATAACTATAGCTGCAGCAGGAGACCAACGGCTCTATAGAAGCGGCGATATGGGGCGGTGGCTGCCCGATGGTAACATTGAGTGTACGGGCAGAAAAGACGACCAGCTAAAAGTAAGAGGCTACAGGGTGGAGCTAAGCGAGGTGGAATATGCCATTTCATCACACCCTATGGTAAAAGCCGTGGTGGTTATAGCACGGAAATTTTTAAGTGAGACCCCGGAGCTTATTGCTTATATAATAAAACAAGACAGTCTTTCGGCATCAGAGCTGAGGGTATATATGGGGAAACGCCTGCCTGATTATATGCTCCCTGCTTACATAGTGTTTGTAGATAAATTCCCGCTTTCCCCTAACAACAAAGTTGATAAGAAGGCTCTTCCCGATCCACTTAAAACTGACGAAGAGGTTACAAATAGCAATTTAACGGAACCATCCACTGAGACTGAAAAAATTCTCGTAAGAGTCCTCAAGACAATACTGGATAGAAAAACAGTAAGCGTAAACGATGATTTTTTTGCTCTTGGCGGGGATTCCATCAAGGCTATACAACTGATTTCCGCTCTTAACACCGAGGGTCTGTCTGTCTCGGTACGAGACGTTTTTGAAAATCCTGTGCTAACCGAAATGGCAAGGAAAATTACCGGAGCAACTCTTTCAGAACAAGGGATTGTAAGCGGTAAGGTGCCGCTTACTGCCATACAGATGTGGTTTTTTGACAGACCTGAAGCTATTGTAACCTCATCCCATTACACACAGGGCGTCTTGCTTAACAGCGCTGGCAGGGTTGATAAAGAAATACTTACTGAGGCATTTAAGAAACTTATGGAACATCATGACGCACTCAGAATGAAATATACTTTTTCCGCTGATGGTGTAATTCAGGAGTGTTCTCCCGATATAGATAACATTTCCGTTGAGACAGTTGTTGTAGAAAATGATGCCGATATTGCAAAGCTTTGTGCCGCAGTGCCCCCCACCATTGACATTAAAAGTGGGACGCTGCTTAAGGCTATAATTTACAAAGGACAGATGAGCGATTACCTGTTAATTGTCATACACCATTTAATAGTGGATGGCGTTTCATGGCGAATCCTTATAGAGGATCTCTCATTGTCATACACATCAATCATTGAAAGAAAACCCGTCGCCTTTCCACCTAAGACAGAATCTTTTAAGGCATGGGCGGAAGCAGTTACTGAATATGCCGCATCACCCCAATTGTTAAAGGAGGCCGGTTACTGGCTCTCTGTGTGCGAAACCGCCACGGAACCGATAAATACCAATTTTAACTATAGAACTTATGGAACATTTGAAACGCTTAATTTTATGCTTGATACAGAGATTACAAGGCTAATTGTAACTAATAACACGGAAACGAGGGATATACTTCTTGCGGCACTTGTATTGGCGGTCTCTGAAACTTATGGAGTAAAGTCCATCGCGGTTGAGCTTGAAGGACACGGCAGAGAGGAGATAATTGAAGGGATTAACATCTCCCGAACCGTGGGATGGTTTACCTCAGTGTATCCTGTCATATTACAATTACCGGATGGCAATAGTCTTGATGACACTGTTAAACAAATAAAGGAAACACTAAGGAGTGTTCCGCAAAACGGTATTGGTTATGGGATACTGGAATATATTTCAGAGGTAGAGGACTTAAGCTTATTCCAGCCTCCTCAGCTTGCCTTTAACTATCTTGGTTCCTTTGATGGAGTACAAGGGGGAGGAGTCTTTGAGTTTTCCGAAATTCCGGTTGAAAACACCATAAACCATAACCTCAGAAACGTTAACGCTCTGTCTGTGGAGGGATTTGTTGTAAATAACGTGTTTCACGGCTCAATATCCTATTGCAACGGTGCTTATAGCACTGAAATTGTCTCAGCACTGGCTGAGGCTTTCAAAAATAACATAATTGCACTGACAACGCATTTAAGTGCACAGAGTAAGGGATTGGAGGACATTTTCAGACAGCTCGGACTAAGTGCCAAAGATATTAAGGACATCTACAACCTCTCGCCTATGCAGGAGGGAATGTTGTTTCACAGGATGTACGATAAGAGCTCATCGGCCTATTTCGAACAGGTTACATTTACAGTTAACGGAGCGCTCGATGTCGAAGCTTTTATGAAAAGCTGGGAGAATGTCTTTGAAAGACACGACATCTTAAGAGCAATGTTTATTTACTCAGACAAAGCAGAGCCCCTTCAGGTGATACCCCACCAAAGACAAATGGAGTGCCAGTATGTGAATATGTCGGGAAATGGACACGACGGATTTATAGATAGCTACAGAGTACGTGACATAGAGAGAGGATTTGACCTTACACGTGATCCTTTGATGAGGATTTATATCGTAAAGCGCAGCGATAACGTGTTTGACGTAGTGTGGAGCCATCATCATATTATAATAGACGGCTGGTGCCTTGGACTCATTATAACTGATTTATTTAAAGCCTATAGCGCATTTACTAATGGGCACAAGCCTGATGTAAAGCCGGTCCCCAGCTACGGAGATTACATTAAATGGCTGAAAACGCTTGATACCAATATCATGATTAATTATTGGAGAGGCTACTTAGAAGGCTATGAGCGGGCGGCTTTTTTTAGCACGGCAATTGCTCAAAACAGCGGCGTATCAGTAGCCAGTTTTAATTTAAGTGAGGAGTTAACGTTACGTTTGGATACCTTTGCAAAGAAAACCGGTGTAACCATTAGTGCTGCATTTCAGGCACTGTGGTCAGTGCTGCTTAGTAAACACACTGGCCAGGACGACGTGGTGTTTGGCCTTACAGTGTCAGGACGTCCGGTAGAAGTGCCTGACTCAGATAAAATGGTTGGTTTATTTATAAACACAATACCGGTAAGAGCTGTACTAAATGATAGTGTAACTTTCAGAGAGCTTGCTAAAAACGTACAACATGATTTTATAAACGGGAAAGCTCATCACTATTTGTCATTAGCAGACATTCAGAGTGTAACTAATTTCAAACAAGGACTCTTTGACCATGTTTTAGTATTTGAAAACTATCCGCTAAGCGGGCAGTTAACAGAAATCTGCAAAACAACTGGTTGCAGCCTAAATATAGATGACATCAAGACATATGAGTTGACTAACTACAGTCTGAGTCTGGTTATCTACATCGGGGTTGAAATAACAATTGACTTTTGTTACAATGTCAATAGCATCAAATCTGGGCTAATCGAAACAGTTGCCTCAAAATTGATTCAACTGGCAGAGCTTCTAACATACAGTCCTGATACAGCGGTTAATGACATAAAGGGATTGTTGGCCGGACAGGATGAATTGTTAAAGCAAAATGAGTTTCTCGATTCAGTTGGTAAAATAGACGAGGATTTTTGA